The following coding sequences lie in one Lepeophtheirus salmonis chromosome 11, UVic_Lsal_1.4, whole genome shotgun sequence genomic window:
- the LOC121126325 gene encoding uncharacterized protein → MRSMNVWLECPQPGQIKSIAHPSSIIKKPAITLPSKKKNTSPTTQAVESTTTIATTSKTESTTTSTSPITTVTKTNESTNASGTTTTESTATMTGQIKSSRRPSPNIKKPAITLPIKKTKFTTTNPITTVRTTDESRFTSPTTTTKYSTTTSVRTPTTTVTKTNELTESSSTSTTESMNMSSNPVNTVTKTNESSTTTMGSTTRATGQKVVSANTSSTTTKETMTTSSTTTTESKTTFVRTPTTTVTKTNELTESSPTSTTESMNMSSNPVNTVTKTNESSTTTMGSTTRMTGQKKSSARPSPNIKNTVITLPSKNTESPTTNPITTVTTTNESTTMSPTTTTELRTTSSTTTSESTTTSSTTTKEATTTSSTTITDSTTTSVRTPTTTVTKTNELTESSPTSTTESMNMSSNPVNTVTKTNESSTTTMGSTTRMTGQKKSSARPSPNIKNTVITLPSKNTESPTTNPITTVTTTNESTTMSPTTTTELRTTSSTTTSESTTTSSTTTKEATTTSSTTITDSTTTSVRTPTTTVTKTNELTESSSTIESMNMSSNPVNTVTKTNESSTTTMGSTTRATGQQKSSARPSPNIKNTAITLPSKNRESTTTNPITTFTTTNESTTTASTTTKETTTRSSTTTTASTTTSARTTTKVTTTNELSSTSTTESMNTSSNPITTVTTTDESTTTSPTTTTESITTSSTTTTEFTTTSNTTPKETTTTLSTTTTEPTTRSKSTTNTVTTITESTTTLSKPITTVTKTNESSTNTMGSTTTMIGQIKSTAQPSSNIKTPAPTILTTLPSKTTTTNLKTTQTAEPTTTVSTTRKTESTTTSSTTITTVAPTNEFTTMLSTNPKVATTISPTTITESTNMSSTPTTESTDKSSITTEKSTTTSSNPITTVTKINESSTTRMGSTTTMIGQVKSTAQPSSNIKTPAPTILTTLPSKTTTTNPKTTKTGESTTTVSTTTITESTTTSSTVITTFTTANESTTTISTPSIASTTISSTNTTESPTKSSTTTTESPTKSSTTTTESISTSLSPKTTVTTTNATTTSAVTPSTVTRNNESTTTSPTTSKESTATSLNKETTVTTPIEPKTTSSTPTTESSTMPMGNRCKTTQEVDCIFPFIYAGVTYNSCADNVNNGVKWCATSLYDNKEAKTYGNCKSDCKDNTIDPTTIKPIGSRCKTTQEVDCIFPFIYAGVTYNSCADDANNAIKWCATSLYDNKEAKTYGNCKSDCKDNTIGPTTVKPLGCKCL, encoded by the exons ATGCGTTCCATGAACGTTTGGTTAGAATGCCCACAACCAG gtcAAATAAAATCGATAGCTCATCCAagttctattataaaaaaacctgcTATAACTTTGccaagtaaaaagaaaaatactagtCCAACAACACAAGCTGTGGAGTCTACAACAACAATAGCAACCACATCAAAAACAGAATCCACAACAACATCAACAAGTCCGATAACTACAGTCACCAAAACAAATGAGTCTACAAATGCTTCAGGAACAACCACAACGGAATCAACGGCTACTATGACAGGTCAAATAAAATCGTCACGTCGACCAAgtcctaatataaaaaaacccgcAATAACATTGCCAATTAAAAAGACAAAGTTTACCACTACAAATCCAATAACTACAGTTAGAACAACCGATGAATCTAGATTTACGTCACCAACCACAACAACAAAAT ACTCCACAACAACGTCTGTAAGAACACCAACAACTACAGTTACTAAAACCAATGAATTGACAGAATCGTCATCAACCTCAACAACAGAATCTATGAATATGTCATCAAATCCGGTAAATACAGTTACCAAAACCAATGAGTCATCAACAACCACAATGGGATCAACGACTAGGGCGACAGGTCAAAAAGTCGTCAGCGCGAATACGTCATCAACGACCACAAAAGAAACAATGACTACGTCATCAACAACCACAACAGAATCTAAAACTACATTTGTAAGAACACCAACAACTACAGTTACTAAAACCAATGAATTGACAGAATCGTCACCAACCTCAACAACAGAATCTATGAATATGTCATCAAATCCGGTAAATACAGTTACTAAAACCAATGAGTCATCAACAACTACAATGGGATCAACGACTAGGATGACAGGTCAAAAAAAGTCGTCAGCTCGACCAAGtcctaatataaaaaacacCGTTATAACATTGCCAAGTAAAAATACAGAGTCACCCACTACAAATCCAATAACTACAGTTACAACAACCAATGAATCTACAACTATGTCACCAACCACAACAACAGAATTAAGGACTACGTCATCAACCACAACATCAGAATCTACCACTACGTCATCAACGACCACAAAAGAAGCCACGACTACGTCATCAACAACCATAACAGACTCCACAACAACGTCTGTAAGAACACCAACAACTACAGTTACAAAAACCAATGAATTGACAGAATCGTCACCAACCTCAACAACAGAATCTATGAATATGTCATCAAATCCGGTAAATACAGTTACTAAAACCAATGAGTCATCAACAACTACAATGGGATCAACGACTAGGATGACAGGTCAAAAAAAGTCGTCAGCTCGACCAAGtcctaatataaaaaacacCGTTATAACATTGCCAAGTAAAAATACAGAGTCACCCACTACAAATCCAATAACTACAGTTACAACAACCAATGAATCTACAACTATGTCACCAACCACAACAACAGAATTAAGGACTACGTCATCAACCACAACATCAGAATCTACCACTACGTCATCAACGACCACAAAAGAAGCCACGACTACGTCATCAACAACCATAACAGACTCCACAACAACGTCTGTAAGAACACCAACAACTACAGTTACAAAAACCAATGAATTGACAGAATC ATCCTCTACAATAGAATCTATGAATATGTCATCAAATCCTGTAAATACAGTTACCAAAACCAATGAGTCATCAACAACCACAATGGGATCAACGACTAGGGCGACAGGTCAACAAAAGTCGTCAGCTCGACCAAGtcctaatataaaaaacacGGCTATAACATTGCCAAGTAAAAATAGAGAGTCTACCACTACAAATCCAATAACTACATTTACAACAACCAATGAATCTACAACTACGGCATCAACAACCACAAAAGAAACCACGACTAGGTCATCAACAACTACAACAGCATCCACAACTACATCTGCAAGAACAACAACTAAAGTTACGACAACCAATGAGTTGTCATCAACGTCAACAACAGAATCTATGAATACGTCATCAAATCCAATAACTACAGTTACCACAACTGATGAGTCTACAACTACGTCACCAACCACAACAACAGAATCAATCACTACatcatcaacaacaacaacagaatTTACGACTACTTCAAATACGACACCAAAAGAAACCACAACTACTTTATCAACAACCACAACGGAACCCACTACAAGGTCAAAAAGCACAACAAATACAGTTACGACAATAACAGAATCTACGACTACGTTATCAAAGCCTATTACAACAGTTACCAAAACCAATGAGTCATCAACAAACACAATGGGATCAACGACTACAATGATAGGTCAAATAAAATCAACAGCTCAACCAAGTTCTAATATAAAAACCCCTGCACCAACTATATTAACAACATTGCCGAGTAAAACGACAACTACTAATCTAAAAACAACACAAACTGCGGAACCTACAACAACAGTATCAACCACTAGAAAAACAGAATCAACAACTACTTCATCAACCACAATAACTACAGTTGCCCCTACCAATGAATTTACGACTATGTTATCAACGAACCCAAAAGTAGCCACGACTATATCACCAACAACCATAACCGAATCAACGAATATGTCATCAACCCCAACAACAGAATCTACTGATAAGTCATCAATTACAACGGAAAAATCTACGACTACGTCATCAAATCCTATTACAACAGTTACCAAAATCAATGAGTCATCAACAACCAGAATGGGATCAACGACTACAATGATAGGTCAAGTAAAATCAACAGCTCAACCAAGTTCTAATATAAAAACCCCTGCACCAACTATATTAACAACATTGCCGAGTAAAACGACAACTACTAATccaaaaactacaaaaactgGTGAGTCTACAACAACAGTATCAACCACTACAATAACTGAATCCACGACTACGTCATCAACTGTAATAACTACTTTTACAACAGCTAATGAGTCTACGACTACAATATCAACACCCTCAATTGCATCCACAACTATTTCATCAACAAACACAACAGAATCACCAACTAAGTCATCAACCACAACAACAGAATCACCAACTAAGTCATCAACCACAACAACAGAATCTATATCTACGTCGTTAAGTCCAAAAACAACAGTTACAACAACCAATGCCACGACTACGTCAGCAGTTACACCATCTACAGTTACAAGAAACAATGAATCTACAACTACTTCCCCAACAACGTCAAAAGAATCCACAGCTACTTCATTAAACAAAGAAACTACAGTTACAACACCAATAGAGCCTAAGACTACGTCATCAACCCCAACAACTGAATCTAGCACTATGCCAATGGGAA ATCGATGCAAAACTACTCAAGAAGTAGACTGCATATTCCCATTTATTTATGCTGGCGTGACTTATAACTCATGCGCGGATAATGTCAATAACGGAGTCAAATGGTGTGCCACCTCACTCTATGATAATAAAGAGGCCAAAACATACGGAAACTGCAAATCAGATTGCAAGG aCAACACAATTGATCCAACTACAATTAAACCAATCGGAA GTCGATGCAAAACTACTCAAGAAGTTGACTGCATATTCCCATTTATTTATGCTGGTGTGACTTATAACTCATGCGCGGACGATGCCAATAACGCAATCAAATGGTGTGCTACCTCACTCTATGATAATAAAGAGGCCAAAACTTACGGAAACTGCAAATCGGATTGCAAGG aCAACACAATTGGTCCAACTACAGTTAAACCATTAGGGTGTAAGTGTCTataa